Proteins from a single region of Dama dama isolate Ldn47 chromosome 14, ASM3311817v1, whole genome shotgun sequence:
- the LOC133069674 gene encoding LOW QUALITY PROTEIN: AKT-interacting protein-like (The sequence of the model RefSeq protein was modified relative to this genomic sequence to represent the inferred CDS: substituted 1 base at 1 genomic stop codon) yields the protein MNPFWSMSTSSVRKRSDGEEKTLTGDVKTSPPRTAPKKQLPSIPKNALPITNRTSPAPATQSTNGTHASYRPFYLEYSLLAEFTLVVKQKLPGVYVQPSYRSALMWFGVIFIWHGLYQDGVFKFTVYIPDNYPDGDCPRLVFDIPVFHPLVDPTSGELDVKRVFAKWRQNHNHIWQVLMYARRVFYKIDTASPLNPEAAVLYEKDIXLFKNKVVDSIKVCTARLFDQPKIEDPYAISFSPWNPSVHDEAREKMLTQKKKPEEQHSKSVHVAGLSWVKPGSVQPFSKEEKTVAT from the coding sequence ATGAACCCTTTCTGGAGCATGTCTACAAGCTCTGTACGCAAACGGTCTGATGGTGAAGAGAAGACATTAACAGGGGATGTGAAAACCAGTCCTCCACGCACCGCTCCAAAGAAACAGCTGCCTTCTATTCCCAAAAATGCTTTGCCCATAACTAATCGTACATCTCCTGCCCCAGCAACACAGTCAACAAATGGCACGCATGCTTCCTACAGACCTTTCTACCTGGAATACTCCCTTCTTGCAGAATTTACCTTGGTTGTGAAGCAGAAGTTACCAGGTGTCTACGTGCAGCCGTCTTATCGATCTGCATTAATGTGGTTTGGAGTAATATTCATATGGCATGGACTTTATCAAGATGGCGTATTTAAGTTTACAGTTTACATCCCTGATAACTACCCGGATGGTGACTGTCCACGTTTGGTGTTTGATATTCCCGTCTTTCACCCGCTAGTGGATCCCACCTCAGGTGAACTAGATGTGAAGAGAGTATTTGCAAAATGGAGGCAGAACCATAATCACATTTGGCAAGTACTGATGTACGCAAGGAGAGTCTTCTACAAGATTGATACAGCAAGCCCCCTAAACCCAGAGGCTGCAGTACTGTATGAGAAAgatatttagctttttaaaaataaagtggttGACAGCATTAAGGTGTGCACTGCTCGCTTGTTTGACCAACCTAAAATAGAAGACCCCTATGCAATTAGCTTTTCTCCATGGAATCCTTCTGTCCATGATGAAGCCAGAGAGAAGATGCTGACTCAGAAAAAGAAGCCTGAAGAACAGCACAGTAAAAGTGTTCATGTTGCTGGCCTGTCATGGGTAAAGCCTGGCTCAGTACAACCTTTcagtaaagaagagaaaacagtagCGACTTAA